A window from Balnearium lithotrophicum encodes these proteins:
- a CDS encoding NAD-binding protein, with product MEIFELKLLIVGAGEVGRELIKRLQKEWKLIVIDLSEEKLVKIVEVLNSESLNRVKLIQGDGTSKLLLKRVGIESVTAFVACTGDDEVNIEACRLAKEFNVPSIFSVSNSREHDEWYEREGIDYVNKAVATASLLEKQIESGVVSPTNIGLGQGEIIEVTITPMSIVAGYPVGKFTSRRWRIVAIFRGDKLILPKPKTVIKPGDRILIVGDPKILKYIAGLIRSGEPQFPLQFGTEEVVFLERRSDSLLKDAKFFYENTKVSKLSFYSCEDFGKRVVETFKEAKSGEVKVKKLNGCEKEFFEIVRGENFGILIMPPKYSEIPLFFGIKTFPVIVAEETLSPVVIAKGTTPTERILVPVSGSFSSLRALEVGIEISLMTNSELTALYVSLYENDPKIERLREKLAKISSMYKKNINFKVRYGNPVREFSKESEGYNLSIVGCRKGRKTNWFNPYPPFHMVHRSKCTSMLICVGD from the coding sequence ATGGAGATATTTGAATTGAAGCTACTAATCGTTGGTGCAGGAGAGGTAGGCAGAGAACTTATAAAGAGGCTCCAGAAGGAGTGGAAGTTAATAGTAATCGACCTTAGTGAGGAAAAGCTTGTAAAGATAGTTGAAGTCTTAAACTCTGAATCCCTAAATAGGGTTAAGCTTATCCAGGGAGACGGAACAAGTAAACTACTTTTAAAGAGAGTAGGGATAGAAAGTGTAACGGCATTTGTGGCCTGTACGGGGGATGATGAGGTCAACATTGAGGCATGTAGACTCGCAAAGGAGTTTAACGTCCCCTCAATATTTTCAGTTTCAAACAGTAGAGAACACGACGAGTGGTACGAAAGGGAAGGGATTGACTACGTTAATAAAGCTGTAGCAACGGCCTCACTCCTTGAAAAACAGATAGAATCTGGAGTCGTTTCCCCTACAAACATAGGTCTTGGACAGGGGGAAATTATTGAGGTAACAATAACTCCTATGTCGATAGTTGCTGGATATCCCGTTGGGAAGTTTACATCAAGAAGATGGAGAATTGTAGCTATTTTTAGGGGGGATAAACTCATACTCCCTAAGCCTAAAACCGTAATAAAACCGGGAGATAGAATTTTAATCGTTGGAGACCCCAAAATTTTAAAGTACATAGCTGGATTAATAAGGTCTGGAGAACCTCAGTTTCCCCTTCAATTTGGGACGGAAGAGGTTGTCTTTTTGGAAAGAAGGAGTGATTCACTTTTAAAGGATGCGAAGTTTTTCTATGAAAACACAAAAGTTTCAAAACTGTCCTTTTATTCATGTGAAGATTTTGGAAAGAGAGTTGTAGAAACCTTTAAAGAAGCAAAATCTGGTGAAGTGAAAGTAAAGAAACTTAACGGTTGCGAGAAGGAGTTTTTTGAGATTGTAAGGGGAGAAAATTTCGGTATTTTAATCATGCCACCTAAGTACAGTGAAATCCCCCTATTTTTTGGTATAAAAACGTTTCCGGTTATTGTTGCAGAGGAGACGTTATCTCCTGTGGTTATAGCTAAAGGAACAACTCCGACTGAGAGAATTTTAGTTCCTGTTTCTGGTTCTTTCAGCAGTTTGAGGGCCCTTGAAGTCGGGATAGAAATCTCCCTAATGACAAATTCAGAATTAACTGCCCTCTATGTATCCCTCTACGAGAATGACCCGAAAATAGAACGGTTAAGGGAAAAATTGGCAAAGATTTCAAGTATGTACAAAAAGAACATTAACTTTAAAGTTAGGTATGGAAATCCAGTAAGGGAGTTTTCCAAGGAGAGTGAAGGATACAATCTATCAATCGTGGGATGTAGAAAGGGAAGAAAAACCAACTGGTTTAATCCTTATCCTCCCTTCCACATGGTTCACCGGTCAAAGTGTACTTCTATGCTTATCTGTGTAGGAGATTAG
- a CDS encoding cation:proton antiporter, with protein MESSLISIFLITIGILFVPFFSKVFKIPVAVGEVIYGILIGKTCFNLVESSELIDFLSNFGFLLLMFIAGLEVKFVEIRKQSPKTKILTFIIPTLVFLIALLLGSELKLNFLVSLVVGAISVGVVVSVLREREILNTRYGKTIFLIGIVGEVISILLLTLASLYTKYKFSFDFWIGIVELILFFIVSRIVLLFLRSFVWWYPNRFKFFFERNPSEIGVRISLAVMFLLSIDATLIHIEPIIGAFIAGVIFATVFEETENIEEKLSGISFGFLIPIFFIHVGIEFQIPNLDFQLLKFLLLLTALSFLAKVFPSVLLKLEGFSLTNSIAAGFLLSAPLTLVIVISEVGVKLGVIDHHTEGTLILLAVLTGILAPTLFNLLYRREDESSNT; from the coding sequence ATGGAGAGCTCCCTCATTTCCATATTTTTAATAACCATTGGAATACTGTTTGTTCCCTTCTTTAGTAAAGTTTTTAAAATTCCCGTTGCTGTTGGAGAGGTAATCTACGGAATACTCATTGGAAAGACCTGTTTTAACCTTGTTGAATCAAGTGAGCTGATAGACTTTCTATCAAACTTTGGATTCCTGCTTTTAATGTTCATTGCCGGTCTTGAGGTTAAATTTGTAGAGATAAGAAAGCAATCTCCAAAAACAAAAATTCTCACATTTATAATACCAACATTGGTATTTTTGATTGCTCTACTCTTAGGAAGTGAATTAAAACTCAACTTCCTCGTTTCCTTGGTGGTTGGAGCGATATCAGTCGGAGTAGTTGTTTCTGTTCTGAGGGAAAGGGAAATTTTAAATACACGGTACGGAAAAACAATTTTTTTAATAGGAATTGTGGGAGAAGTAATTAGTATTCTGCTTCTGACCCTTGCTTCTCTCTACACGAAGTACAAATTCTCTTTTGATTTCTGGATTGGAATAGTTGAACTTATCCTATTTTTTATAGTTTCACGAATTGTACTTCTGTTCTTACGTAGCTTTGTCTGGTGGTATCCAAACAGATTTAAGTTCTTCTTTGAAAGAAATCCATCTGAAATAGGAGTGAGAATAAGTCTTGCTGTTATGTTTCTCCTTTCAATAGATGCAACGCTTATCCACATTGAACCGATAATAGGAGCCTTTATAGCTGGAGTAATATTTGCAACCGTCTTTGAGGAAACAGAAAATATAGAGGAAAAATTATCAGGTATAAGCTTTGGTTTTCTAATTCCCATATTTTTTATCCACGTAGGAATAGAGTTTCAAATACCAAATTTAGATTTCCAGCTATTAAAGTTTTTACTTTTACTTACCGCTTTAAGCTTTTTAGCAAAGGTATTTCCGTCGGTTCTTCTCAAGTTGGAAGGATTTTCACTTACAAACTCGATAGCCGCGGGATTTCTCCTTTCAGCACCACTAACACTCGTTATTGTGATTTCAGAGGTTGGGGTTAAGTTGGGGGTAATTGACCACCATACTGAAGGAACCTTAATTTTACTTGCGGTATTAACGGGAATCTTAGCTCCAACACTGTTTAACTTGCTCTACAGAAGGGAAGATGAGAGTAGTAATACTTGA
- a CDS encoding radical SAM protein — MRVVILDGYVDEPTCLGVPPYISTYVRYVAGALVLSGVSEESINYVAIDDYRRSKEKRELVESADVVFLITGMTVPGRYLGGKPITEREIEEIGKLPNYKVVGGPIKFGFTLKGGTRAKKLSFEKFDLVSLGDVELAAYHVGRALVEGKELPTGTFSLKRTAEFVNKVAPLGAFIVKEHFYFPYVICEVETFRGCERKHHCSYCTEGLYGKPDERELEKVVEEVGALYETGVRYFRIGRQPNILGYKALKGSGEFPKPNYEVICKLFRNIREIGNIKTLHIDNVNAGTINAYPEESAKALKCIATYDTEGDIAPFGLESADEEVIRKNYLKVNPEGVKRAIEIVNEVGAFKERENGLYKLLPGINFLIGLPGETKETFRKNIDFLKSILDEGLLVRRVNIRQVMVFDETPISQMTKRTKTKHRREFERFKEWVRENFDLPMMKRVFPVGTVIKDVLLEAYDGAHTLGRQIGTYPILVRIPEKLELFKKVDVVVVGHRERSVIGVPVPIEINRISHKLLTFLPGVSKNLASEIVLKRPFKNKEELISLFPQLEKISREIKVEG, encoded by the coding sequence ATGAGAGTAGTAATACTTGATGGATACGTCGATGAACCAACGTGCCTTGGAGTTCCTCCCTATATCTCTACTTACGTGAGGTACGTTGCGGGAGCCCTCGTCCTTTCAGGAGTTAGTGAAGAGAGCATAAACTACGTTGCAATCGATGATTACAGGAGAAGTAAGGAAAAGAGGGAGTTAGTTGAAAGTGCCGATGTTGTCTTTCTAATTACTGGGATGACCGTTCCCGGAAGGTACTTGGGAGGAAAGCCCATTACCGAAAGGGAAATTGAGGAGATTGGAAAACTTCCCAACTATAAAGTTGTGGGAGGACCTATAAAGTTTGGATTTACTCTTAAGGGAGGAACAAGGGCAAAGAAGCTCTCATTTGAGAAGTTTGACCTTGTATCCTTAGGGGATGTTGAACTTGCAGCCTACCACGTTGGAAGAGCTCTCGTTGAAGGGAAGGAACTCCCTACTGGAACCTTCAGCTTAAAAAGAACAGCTGAGTTTGTCAACAAAGTTGCTCCATTGGGAGCATTTATTGTTAAGGAACACTTTTACTTCCCCTATGTAATCTGCGAGGTTGAAACTTTTAGAGGGTGCGAGAGGAAACACCACTGCTCCTACTGTACCGAAGGACTCTACGGAAAGCCGGATGAAAGGGAGTTGGAGAAAGTTGTTGAGGAAGTTGGAGCTCTCTACGAGACTGGAGTTAGGTACTTTAGGATAGGAAGACAACCTAACATACTGGGATATAAAGCTCTCAAAGGAAGTGGAGAGTTCCCAAAACCAAACTATGAGGTAATTTGTAAACTGTTTAGGAATATACGGGAAATCGGAAACATAAAAACGCTCCACATAGATAACGTTAATGCAGGAACGATAAACGCATATCCAGAGGAATCTGCCAAGGCCTTGAAGTGTATTGCTACCTACGATACCGAAGGGGATATAGCTCCCTTTGGACTTGAAAGTGCTGATGAGGAAGTAATAAGGAAAAACTACCTCAAAGTTAACCCGGAAGGTGTAAAGAGGGCAATAGAAATAGTTAACGAGGTAGGAGCGTTTAAGGAGAGGGAAAACGGACTTTACAAACTTCTGCCGGGGATAAACTTCCTAATTGGACTTCCAGGGGAAACAAAGGAAACTTTCAGAAAGAACATAGACTTCCTTAAATCCATCTTAGATGAGGGACTCTTAGTTAGAAGGGTAAACATTAGACAGGTCATGGTGTTTGATGAAACTCCAATATCTCAGATGACTAAAAGGACAAAAACGAAACACAGAAGGGAGTTTGAAAGATTCAAGGAGTGGGTAAGGGAAAATTTTGACCTGCCCATGATGAAAAGGGTCTTTCCTGTTGGAACGGTAATAAAGGATGTTCTCCTTGAGGCCTACGATGGAGCACACACGTTGGGAAGACAGATAGGCACCTATCCCATTTTGGTTAGAATTCCGGAGAAGTTGGAACTCTTTAAAAAAGTTGATGTTGTAGTTGTTGGCCACAGGGAAAGGTCTGTAATTGGAGTTCCAGTTCCGATAGAGATTAACAGGATTTCCCATAAACTTTTAACGTTCCTACCGGGAGTTTCTAAGAACTTAGCGAGTGAAATAGTCCTTAAAAGGCCTTTCAAGAACAAGGAAGAACTAATTTCCCTGTTTCCTCAGTTAGAAAAAATATCAAGGGAAATAAAAGTTGAGGGGTAG
- a CDS encoding 2-amino-3,7-dideoxy-D-threo-hept-6-ulosonate synthase — protein MKIGKAIRMERIINRETGNTVIIPMDHGVSMGPIPGIINIRESIDKVANGGANAVIIHKGLVRHGHRKRGKDVGLIVHLSASTNLSPKPNTKVLVCTVEEAIKLGADGVSVHVNLGDMNEDKMLEDLGRISEKCLEWGMPLIAMMYARGEHIENPFDPETVAHCARVAAELGADIVKVAYTGDPETFRRVTEGCPIPVVIAGGPKMSNDREILEMVEGAMKAGAKGVSIGRNAFQHDDPEKIVRAIAAIVHEGVSAEEALKLVEG, from the coding sequence ATGAAAATAGGAAAAGCTATTAGAATGGAGAGAATTATCAATAGAGAAACTGGAAATACTGTAATTATTCCAATGGACCACGGCGTTTCAATGGGACCAATTCCCGGAATAATAAATATTAGGGAATCGATAGATAAAGTTGCAAACGGTGGAGCCAATGCTGTTATAATTCACAAAGGTCTTGTTCGCCATGGACACAGGAAGAGGGGAAAGGATGTAGGCCTCATCGTCCACCTCTCTGCAAGTACAAACCTCTCTCCAAAGCCCAACACTAAGGTTTTAGTTTGTACCGTTGAAGAGGCTATAAAGCTTGGGGCCGATGGAGTTTCTGTCCACGTTAACTTAGGAGATATGAACGAGGATAAGATGCTTGAGGACCTCGGAAGAATTTCTGAAAAGTGTTTAGAGTGGGGAATGCCGTTAATTGCTATGATGTATGCCCGCGGTGAACACATTGAAAATCCTTTTGACCCAGAAACAGTAGCTCACTGTGCAAGGGTTGCCGCGGAACTTGGAGCAGACATTGTTAAGGTAGCCTACACAGGAGACCCAGAGACCTTTAGAAGGGTTACGGAAGGTTGTCCGATTCCCGTTGTAATCGCTGGTGGACCAAAGATGAGTAACGACAGGGAAATCCTTGAAATGGTTGAAGGAGCAATGAAGGCAGGAGCTAAGGGAGTTTCTATTGGAAGGAATGCCTTTCAACACGACGACCCAGAAAAGATTGTTAGAGCCATTGCTGCAATAGTTCATGAAGGGGTATCTGCAGAGGAAGCTCTCAAATTGGTTGAGGGGTAG
- the gmhA gene encoding D-sedoheptulose 7-phosphate isomerase produces MRELIYYSFLESADTKRAFIEENRDRIFDVFKEIAERVKRGKKILLCGNGGSAADCQHIAAELVGRFKMERRALPAIALTTDTSILTAVGNDYSFDKIFERQVEALGEEGDVLIGISTSGNSKNVVNAVLKAKEMGILTVGFLGKDGGRLKDIVDYPFIVKNFSTPRVQEVHITLGHVLCDFIEGYLFSYEKYFPPFGEGVDR; encoded by the coding sequence ATGAGGGAGCTGATTTATTACAGTTTTCTTGAGAGTGCGGATACGAAAAGGGCCTTTATAGAGGAGAACAGGGATAGGATTTTTGATGTCTTTAAGGAGATAGCCGAAAGGGTAAAGAGGGGAAAAAAGATTCTACTCTGTGGAAATGGAGGTTCTGCGGCAGACTGTCAGCACATAGCGGCAGAGTTGGTCGGCAGATTCAAAATGGAAAGGAGGGCTCTTCCTGCAATTGCCCTAACAACGGATACCTCAATTCTAACTGCTGTAGGAAATGACTACTCTTTTGATAAAATATTTGAAAGGCAGGTTGAAGCATTAGGAGAGGAGGGAGACGTTTTAATAGGTATAAGCACAAGTGGAAATTCAAAGAATGTAGTAAATGCTGTTTTAAAAGCCAAGGAAATGGGAATTCTAACAGTTGGCTTTTTGGGGAAAGATGGAGGTAGATTAAAAGATATTGTGGACTATCCATTTATCGTTAAGAACTTTTCAACTCCTCGAGTTCAAGAGGTTCACATAACATTAGGTCACGTTCTCTGCGATTTCATTGAAGGTTATCTCTTTTCATACGAAAAGTACTTCCCTCCCTTCGGGGAGGGAGTAGATAGATAG
- the rho gene encoding transcription termination factor Rho — translation MAENLMENLSLEKLQKMSIFDLRKIAKSLGVETKSAKKDDLIRRILEKDAERRGSIFKVGVLEVLPDGFGFLRSPENNYLPSSSDVYVSPSQIRKLGLRTGDTIAGEVRPPKEGEKYHALLKVHAINWEPPEVAKNRPQFDQLTPLHPMERFRLENDPSELSTRVVDLITPVGKGQRGLIVAPPRAGKTVLLQKIANAIKTNYPDTYLIILLIDERPEEVTDMKRNTLADEVISSTFDEPPERHAQVAEIVIEKAKRLVEHKGDVVILLDSLTRLARAYNTLTPPSGKILSGGIDAHAFHKPKRFFGAARNIEEGGSLTILATALVETGSRMDDVIFEEFKGTGNMEIVLDRSLVERRVFPAINIHKSGTRKEELLLSEWELNRIWILRRLLTSMSPVEAMEFLLEKLRKYKTNEDFLKAMNA, via the coding sequence ATGGCTGAAAATTTAATGGAAAACCTTTCCTTAGAAAAGCTCCAGAAGATGAGCATTTTTGACCTAAGAAAGATTGCCAAAAGTTTAGGTGTTGAAACAAAGTCTGCAAAAAAGGATGACTTAATAAGGAGAATTTTGGAGAAGGACGCTGAGAGAAGAGGTTCCATTTTTAAGGTAGGAGTCTTAGAAGTTTTACCGGACGGTTTTGGTTTCCTTCGTTCCCCGGAAAACAACTACCTCCCAAGTTCGAGTGATGTTTACGTTTCACCCTCTCAAATTAGGAAGTTAGGGTTAAGGACGGGGGATACAATTGCTGGAGAAGTAAGACCTCCAAAGGAAGGGGAAAAGTACCACGCTCTCTTGAAGGTTCATGCGATAAACTGGGAACCTCCTGAAGTAGCCAAAAATAGACCCCAGTTTGACCAGCTTACTCCCCTCCATCCAATGGAGAGGTTTAGACTCGAAAATGACCCATCCGAACTTTCAACGAGGGTTGTTGACCTTATAACGCCTGTAGGTAAAGGACAGAGGGGATTGATTGTTGCTCCGCCAAGGGCTGGAAAAACTGTTCTACTACAAAAAATTGCAAATGCGATAAAAACAAACTATCCAGATACTTACCTAATAATTCTTCTGATAGATGAAAGGCCTGAAGAAGTTACAGACATGAAAAGAAATACTTTGGCAGACGAGGTAATATCCTCTACCTTTGATGAACCTCCAGAGAGACACGCCCAAGTTGCAGAGATAGTTATAGAGAAGGCCAAGAGGTTAGTTGAACACAAGGGAGATGTTGTAATTCTATTAGACTCACTGACAAGGCTTGCAAGGGCTTACAACACGTTAACTCCCCCAAGTGGAAAGATACTTTCTGGTGGTATAGATGCCCATGCATTCCACAAACCTAAGAGGTTCTTTGGAGCTGCAAGGAACATAGAGGAGGGGGGCAGTTTAACCATACTTGCAACTGCCCTTGTTGAAACTGGAAGTAGAATGGATGACGTTATATTCGAGGAGTTTAAAGGTACGGGTAACATGGAAATTGTTCTCGACAGGTCCTTGGTTGAGAGGAGAGTGTTCCCTGCAATAAACATCCATAAGTCTGGAACGAGGAAGGAGGAGCTCCTCCTATCTGAGTGGGAACTCAACAGAATCTGGATTTTAAGAAGACTCCTTACCTCAATGTCTCCCGTTGAAGCTATGGAATTTCTCCTTGAGAAGTTGAGAAAGTACAAAACAAACGAGGACTTCTTAAAGGCGATGAACGCATGA
- the tatC gene encoding twin-arginine translocase subunit TatC: MSEKLNNVPEEELPVTEHIEELRQRLFKSFIAVVVGFLIAWPFKKKILLFLERPLPENLQGKLIFLSPPEAFFTALKVSFFAGILISLPYVLYQVWRFVEPGLYEHEKKFILPFMFFSILFFFSGAAFAYFVILPFGLRFLLGFMGDLLTPQITISSYISFVIQMILAFGFVFLLPVVVWLLSKLGVINYRMLEKNRKIAILVIFIVAAVLTPPDAFSQVMMALPLLALYELSIWISKFAGRNREEDIY; encoded by the coding sequence ATGTCTGAAAAGTTAAACAACGTTCCCGAAGAAGAGCTCCCTGTAACTGAGCACATAGAGGAACTTCGCCAAAGGCTTTTTAAATCCTTCATTGCTGTTGTTGTTGGTTTTCTAATAGCATGGCCCTTTAAGAAAAAAATTCTCCTGTTTCTTGAAAGGCCGCTACCAGAAAATCTCCAAGGTAAGCTTATCTTCCTATCCCCACCAGAAGCCTTCTTTACAGCATTAAAGGTCTCCTTCTTTGCAGGTATTCTAATATCCCTTCCCTACGTTCTCTATCAGGTCTGGAGGTTTGTAGAGCCGGGACTGTACGAGCATGAAAAGAAGTTTATCCTACCTTTTATGTTCTTTTCTATTCTTTTCTTCTTTTCAGGAGCAGCGTTTGCCTACTTCGTTATACTTCCCTTTGGACTGAGGTTTCTACTTGGATTTATGGGAGATTTGCTCACTCCTCAAATCACAATAAGTAGTTACATTTCATTTGTCATTCAAATGATTTTAGCCTTTGGTTTTGTTTTTCTATTACCCGTTGTTGTATGGTTGCTTTCAAAGCTTGGAGTAATAAATTACAGAATGTTAGAAAAGAACAGAAAAATAGCTATTTTAGTTATATTTATAGTAGCTGCAGTTTTAACTCCTCCTGATGCTTTTTCACAAGTTATGATGGCTCTGCCACTTTTAGCCCTTTACGAGCTTAGTATTTGGATATCGAAATTTGCCGGAAGGAATAGAGAGGAGGATATCTATTAA
- the tatA gene encoding twin-arginine translocase TatA/TatE family subunit has translation MFGLGTQELIIILVIALLIFGPKKLPELARSTGKAINEFRKASSGVLDEEEKKESKEERKVKSEAVSEKEKEESIEKIKVKD, from the coding sequence ATGTTTGGACTTGGAACTCAGGAGCTTATAATTATTCTCGTTATAGCACTTCTCATTTTCGGCCCTAAAAAGCTTCCCGAGCTTGCCCGCTCAACTGGCAAGGCAATAAATGAGTTTAGAAAGGCCTCATCTGGCGTTTTGGATGAGGAGGAGAAGAAGGAGTCTAAGGAAGAAAGAAAGGTGAAATCCGAAGCTGTTTCAGAGAAGGAAAAAGAGGAAAGTATAGAAAAAATAAAAGTCAAGGATTAG
- the trpA gene encoding tryptophan synthase subunit alpha, translated as MERIKKTFEEAEKRGEKPLIVYATACDPDCKRSLDVFKVILEYADIVEVGMPFSDPLADGPTIQKAHERALSSGANTCRVLELVSKLRDFSEKPIVLMGYYNPIFVYGEDRFIRDSKSAGVDGFIVPDLPPEEGLDFSRKVKSIKLSPVFLAAPTSTDDRLKLIGEVTGEFIYFVSVTGITGERDELAYREIEENIKRIKEITGKRTVVGFGISKPQHIKQMYNTPDGFVVGSAVVKRIENWDIEGLKELLSSLKAATKN; from the coding sequence ATGGAAAGGATAAAAAAGACCTTTGAGGAAGCTGAAAAGAGAGGAGAAAAACCCTTAATTGTATATGCAACTGCCTGTGACCCCGATTGCAAAAGGTCCCTTGATGTATTTAAAGTTATTCTTGAATATGCGGACATTGTTGAGGTTGGAATGCCATTTTCGGACCCATTGGCAGATGGTCCTACCATCCAGAAGGCTCACGAGAGAGCCCTTTCCTCGGGCGCAAATACGTGCAGAGTCTTAGAGCTTGTTTCAAAACTGAGGGATTTTTCTGAAAAGCCCATCGTTCTTATGGGATACTACAATCCCATATTTGTTTACGGTGAGGATAGGTTTATAAGGGATTCAAAGTCAGCTGGGGTTGATGGATTTATCGTTCCAGACCTCCCTCCTGAGGAAGGTTTGGACTTTTCGAGAAAGGTTAAGTCAATAAAGTTGTCCCCAGTTTTCCTTGCAGCACCAACAAGTACGGACGATAGATTAAAACTTATAGGTGAGGTTACCGGGGAATTTATCTACTTCGTTTCTGTTACTGGAATAACAGGAGAGAGGGATGAACTTGCCTACAGAGAAATAGAGGAAAATATTAAGAGGATAAAGGAAATTACCGGAAAAAGAACCGTTGTCGGTTTTGGAATTTCCAAGCCACAACACATCAAGCAAATGTATAATACTCCTGATGGATTTGTTGTAGGAAGTGCCGTTGTAAAGAGGATTGAAAACTGGGACATTGAGGGACTGAAGGAGCTTCTTTCATCGTTAAAAGCCGCAACCAAAAATTAA
- a CDS encoding DedA family protein, with protein sequence MEFSSLYSFVDKSILFIKEHPNFSCLVLFLWSFLETAFLLGLILPAEKVLLLSSFLVAKGIVSPVSYLICVSTGTFLGYEFSYFLGYFLGEEALRKLTNKFNVNEDDFERVKSFVNTKGELSLIFGRFFPIVRPLLPVVLGAFKPNYFVFSVFNGIGALLWATSYLIFGNLIEEFFSNIIRHKFLGILTVIALLSVYFFWRRYGKDKKDL encoded by the coding sequence GTGGAATTTTCATCCCTCTACTCCTTTGTTGATAAAAGTATTCTATTCATTAAAGAACATCCTAATTTCTCGTGTTTAGTTCTCTTTCTCTGGTCTTTCTTAGAAACTGCATTTTTGTTGGGACTTATTCTTCCCGCCGAGAAAGTTCTTCTCCTCTCTTCCTTCTTAGTTGCAAAGGGGATTGTATCTCCCGTTTCATACCTTATTTGTGTATCAACAGGAACATTTTTGGGCTACGAGTTTTCATACTTTCTCGGATACTTTTTAGGAGAGGAAGCTTTAAGGAAACTGACCAACAAGTTCAACGTAAATGAGGATGACTTTGAGAGGGTAAAGAGTTTTGTTAATACAAAAGGAGAGCTCTCCTTAATTTTTGGTAGGTTCTTTCCTATTGTTAGACCTCTACTTCCTGTGGTTTTAGGTGCTTTTAAACCCAACTACTTTGTCTTTTCCGTTTTTAATGGGATTGGAGCTCTCCTATGGGCAACCTCCTACTTAATATTTGGGAACTTGATAGAGGAGTTTTTTTCAAATATCATTAGACATAAGTTTCTTGGAATACTGACCGTCATAGCTCTTTTATCAGTATACTTTTTCTGGAGACGTTATGGAAAGGATAAAAAAGACCTTTGA
- the rpmE gene encoding 50S ribosomal protein L31 — protein sequence MKKGIHPEYRETRVVCACGNTWVTRSTKFPEIKVEVCNACHPFFTGSQKQKVVRGRVEKFLAKYEGKY from the coding sequence ATGAAAAAGGGAATCCATCCTGAGTACAGGGAGACAAGAGTTGTCTGTGCCTGTGGAAACACTTGGGTAACAAGGTCAACAAAGTTTCCTGAAATTAAGGTAGAAGTCTGCAATGCCTGCCATCCTTTCTTTACAGGTAGCCAGAAACAAAAGGTTGTCAGGGGTAGAGTAGAGAAGTTCTTGGCTAAGTACGAGGGTAAATACTAA
- a CDS encoding FAD-dependent thymidylate synthase: protein MKVKLLSSTENFIKVIATAARVCYSGLPLEELLSRYSEEDDISLIKRVVGMGHLSVVEHAVFTFEVDRELKEELFKILMEKPYLKISERESSFIVSLNLRTALELISEMPELEFVNSLKEFIPGFLIP, encoded by the coding sequence GTGAAAGTCAAACTTCTCTCCTCTACTGAGAATTTCATCAAGGTCATAGCTACAGCTGCAAGGGTTTGTTACTCTGGGTTGCCCTTAGAGGAGCTCCTTTCCCGCTACTCGGAGGAGGATGATATTTCACTTATAAAGAGGGTAGTGGGAATGGGGCACCTTTCAGTTGTTGAACATGCAGTTTTTACATTTGAGGTTGATAGGGAACTAAAGGAGGAGCTTTTCAAAATCCTGATGGAGAAGCCCTACCTGAAAATTTCAGAAAGGGAAAGTTCTTTTATAGTTTCTCTTAATTTGAGAACAGCTTTAGAACTTATCTCGGAAATGCCGGAGTTGGAATTTGTAAACTCCCTCAAAGAATTCATTCCAGGATTTCTCATACCTTAG